A window of the Deltaproteobacteria bacterium genome harbors these coding sequences:
- a CDS encoding SPASM domain-containing protein, whose protein sequence is MAWNPLKRKKRRQLGLDVPRGLTVELTSHCNYDCGPCPLNFYTMDVKRLHLNLDILEKRLGELPPLETIDLTGWGEGFLHPDFPRAVELAAHHAGDVSLTTAGLFLDRDRASLLIEHGISYVMVSLDAANRASYKALKHKDDFDRVVSNIEAFVGERSRTGRTRPQIAISCILTRETMPDWYALAELATALQVDQLVFKALAPMNPSELRYSLHHRFYPGVDAPALDPADELDRAIRRATGNGVEVAVFNDWAGDQIHPCMAYATDRPYLRSDGLMAPCCMLAYPLDRPLPDGSSRKAGPVSFGSWFEEPIENIWKKQDYIRFRDALDRHEPAEACLGCPVNHLFRLEVHPPEPIQS, encoded by the coding sequence ATGGCCTGGAACCCGCTCAAACGTAAAAAGCGCCGCCAGCTGGGTCTGGATGTCCCCCGCGGGCTCACGGTGGAACTAACCAGTCATTGCAACTACGACTGCGGGCCTTGTCCGCTCAACTTCTACACCATGGACGTGAAGCGGTTGCATCTGAATCTCGACATTTTGGAAAAGCGGCTCGGCGAACTGCCTCCACTTGAGACCATCGACCTGACCGGTTGGGGAGAAGGCTTTCTACATCCGGATTTTCCCCGTGCCGTGGAACTGGCGGCTCATCATGCCGGCGATGTGTCGCTCACAACCGCCGGGCTGTTTCTTGACCGTGATCGCGCCAGTCTGCTGATCGAGCACGGTATTTCCTATGTAATGGTTTCACTCGATGCCGCGAACCGTGCCAGTTACAAGGCTCTTAAACACAAGGACGATTTCGACCGGGTTGTCTCGAATATCGAAGCCTTCGTGGGCGAACGATCCCGGACTGGCCGGACGCGGCCGCAGATCGCCATCTCCTGCATACTGACACGGGAAACCATGCCTGACTGGTACGCGCTCGCCGAGCTTGCCACCGCCCTTCAGGTCGACCAGCTCGTTTTCAAGGCGCTTGCTCCCATGAATCCCTCTGAGCTGAGATACTCCCTGCATCACCGGTTCTATCCTGGCGTGGACGCCCCCGCACTCGACCCTGCTGACGAACTGGACCGTGCCATCCGCCGCGCCACCGGTAACGGCGTTGAAGTGGCTGTCTTCAATGACTGGGCAGGCGATCAGATTCATCCCTGCATGGCATATGCAACCGACCGGCCTTACCTGCGCTCGGATGGCCTTATGGCCCCCTGTTGCATGCTCGCCTATCCGCTGGATCGCCCGCTACCTGACGGATCTTCACGGAAAGCAGGGCCGGTTTCCTTTGGAAGCTGGTTTGAAGAGCCGATCGAAAATATCTGGAAGAAGCAGGATTACATACGATTCAGGGATGCCCTAGACCGCCACGAACCGGCGGAGGCCTGCCTGGGCTGTCCGGTTAATCACCTCTTCCGGTTAGAAGTTCATCCTCCGGAGCCCATTCAATCGTGA